AATGTACTTACAGAAATCGCCGGTCTGATGGGCGACCTGATTGATAGGCGGCACGAAGCTGCTATCGCAGGCCGCCGAGGAATTAGCGTAGGGGCCGGGGCCGAGGACGGCGTTGGCGACGAAGTACTGGACGACCTTGCCGGTGTAGCCGTTGGCACGCAGGGTATTGCGGTAGGTAGTGCCGGTGCGCATCAGCACGACAAAGCTGGCTTTGGCCGCGACGGTTTCCACGCTCGTATCTTTCGGCGCGTTCACGAAGACGCCCTGCTTCACCGTTTTCCAGGTTGGCGCAGCGCGCAGCGTCGAAACTATAGGGACGTAGAGGGTTCGGCCATCGCCCGCCGCCAGCGCAATCCGGTGGGGCAGGCTCAAGCTTGCAACGCTCAGGATGAGACAGGCAAGCTTAATCAGGCTTGAAGAAATGTACCGCGAACGGGCGGTAACGAGAGAGTGATGCAACGCGGCTTGGCGTTGTGCTGACATAGGGCAGCTCCTTTTCCAGCATGGGATTGAACAGCATTTGAATACGGCATCCTGGCCGTATTCGACGTGTATGCGTTCTTCACTGTTGTACCACTCGCGACAAGGGGAATGGCACTTCCAAACAGTAACGGGTCGATCCTACATGGTGCCGATACGTTCGGCAATCCTCGATTGTCCTTCTTATGTCTAGCCTGGCCGGAGAACGGCGGTCGGGCCTATGGTCATAGCGTATAGCCCCATTCGCCAGCACAAGCATGCAGCCCCGATCAAGCCGTATGCGCCATCAAGCGCGGCTGTTCGAGCCAGGAAGTTTGCGTATCCGAGCGGATGGAAGCGCCCGTCGAAGGCAGCGCGCCAGCGTCCGGCGTCGTCCTCGACGACCCGGCGCGAGTCTCGGTATAAGCGACGTAATCGCAGCTTTGGAAGGCACCCAAAGGATTGGTAGGAGGCGGCTGGAGAAAAGAGAACCGGAAGGCAAGCCGCAAGGCTGAGTTTTGGCACAGACAAGGTACCGGGCAAAGTCGCGAATGTAAGCGCCAACGCACAGGGGCGTCGTGCAGACATAGGCTCATGTGCTCCTGTTTCGACACGGAAATAACACAACAACGCTACTACATGGGAGCGTTATTATATCGAGCATACTAACAACATTGACCGAAAAAGTCAAAGGTGGCATAACGACAGTCCATCGTATGACTCCTATGGCTGCGTGCTCTCGTCCTTGAGCGGCTCGGCAGGCGGCAGGCAGACGATCCGTGCGCTCGGACTGTCGCCTTGGCGCTGGACATGCTGCCATAGCTCATGGAAAAAATGCACCGCCTCGTCCTGCTTACCGGGCGCTGCTCCCTCGGCCTGGCGCGCGAGCTTCTCTGTGGCATCGGCGAAGCTCGTGCCGTCGAGCGGGCAGCCGCTGTGCAGAATGTAGAGACGCTCTTGTGCCCGCGTCAGCGCGACGTACCAGATCGAGCGCTCCTCGTTGCGCTTGCGGCGGCGCAGGTCATCGCGCAGCAGCGTCAGCGGGTCGGCATCGCCGCGCGTGGAGCCGGACCTGGCAGTGCTCGAATCGCCGATCACCAGCTTCCACTGCTCGTCCCACAGCACGCTGTCGACCTGCCCGGCCCGTCTGCTGGGCAGCGCCGTATTGAAGATCCAGACGACCGGCCACTCGCGGCCTTTGGCCTGATGCACCGTTGCGATCTCGACCGCGTCGAGGCTTGGCGCGGTCGGCAGCGCTACCCGTGGCTGCGTCTGCACGCGCTGCCGCAGGAGCGCGGTAAATCCGGCGATGCCGTCGGCGGGATGCGCCGCCGTGTAGTCGTCGGCGTCGCGTAGTAGTTGCTGGAGCGTCAGCTGGGCCTGCAGATCGTTCGTGGCGGCCAGATGGCGCAGCAGGCCACTGGCCTGCCAGAGCCACTCCAGGTAGGGCGCTGGCTGAAGCAGGCCCCGCCGCGACCGCGCGCTGCCGAAGAAGCGCCCAAACGTCTCAAGCCGCTCGACGATCGCGGCCCGCTCCGGCACATCGGCGGGCACGGCGGTCGGATCGTCCAGCCAGGCGACGAACGCGGGCTGCCTCGCAGCGGTGTCTGCGCTGGCGTGCGCCGGATCTTGCAGCGCCAGGAGGTGTGGCGGTATCCCGATCAGCGGGCTTTCGAGCACATGCGCCAGTGCCGGACGATCCGCCGGATCGGCCAGCAGCCGCAGCAGCGACGCCGTGCTTCGAACGGCCCAGTGGAGATAAAAGCCGCTGCCGCCGCTGATCTCGAATGGCACGCCCGCCGCGTGGAGCGCGTCCATCAGGGCCGTGAGGTTGGTCCGCGAGCGCAGCAAGACGGCCATGTCGCGATACGCCACGCCGCGCTCGTGCAATCGTCGAATCTCAGCCGCGATCACCACGGCCTCGTCGGCGACGCCTGGCACGAGATGCAGCGAAACCACCGGCTCAGCCGCAAGCGCCGGATGAGTGCGTGCCCGCCGATCGGAGGATGGGCTGAGCTCGGCCAGGCTGCCAAGCTCGCTGCCGTGGAGCGCCGCGTTGGCAATGGCGACGATCGCCGGATCGGAGCGGTAGTTCTCGCTCAGGCTGTGCTCGTTGCCGCTGCCGGTGAAGGGAAAGCGATAAATGCTCTCGGCGCGCGCCGAGTTCCAGCCGTAGATCGCCTGACGCGGATCGCCGACCACCGTCGTGCGGGCAAAGGCTGGCTGAAGCTGCTCCAGCAGCGCAAGCTGCGGACGATTCGTGTCCTGAAACTCGTCGATCATCACCACGTCGAAGCGCGACCGGATCGTCGGCGTGGCGCGCAGCAGCCGGAGCGCGGCCTGCAAGAGCTCGTCGAAGTCGAGCACGCCGCGCCGTTGCAGAGAGCCGGTGTAGGCGCTGAAGCAGTGCTCGATCAGCGGCACAAGTTGCGCCCGGTGCGCGGCAAAGGTGCTGGTCTGCTGCGCGTAAAGCTGCGGATGCGGCTCTAGCTCGTCCGTCGTGCCGCCGCCGCGCCGCAGCGCCGTCACCACCGCCATAACCTTATGCCAGGTTTCGTCGGTATCCCAGCGGTAGGCGCTGTGATCCAGCGGCACGTAGCCCGCTCCAAGCTGCGGCTCGGCCTCGACCGCCTCGCGGATCGTCTGCCAGATCTCCTGCTGATCGTCCTCGCTCAGGAGGCGCGGCGTCGGCGGCAGCCCAACCTCGAAGCCGTACTCGTGCAGCAGCCGCATCGCAAAGCCGTGGAACGTCGCGATCCACAGGTGCAGCAGCCGGTGCGGCGGCAGTATCAGCCCGGCCTCGTGCAGCCGCAGCATCACCCGTGCGCGCATCTCAGCGGCGGCGTCCTCGGTAAAGGTCAGCAGCACGATGCGCTCCGGCGTGATTCCCTGACGCACAAGCTGCACATAACGCCCGGCCAGCGTCTCGGTTTTGCCGGTGCCCGCTCCGGCGATAATCTTGAGCGGCGCGTCGTGCGCTGCTTGAGCGGCTGTCTGTTGCTGTGGGTTGAGCGGCATAGGTGTATCTCACGCTTAACTGGTGTTTGCATCGGGTCGGATCGATCCGCTACAATCGGCAGAAAGAACAAAGAACAAAGGAACAAAGGAACAAGGGAACAAAACGAGAACCAAGAACTGAGAACCGAGAACCAGGGAAACTTGAAACTTGGAACTTGGAACGTGAAACTTGGAACTTTGAACCAAGTATGGATCGAGCGCGCCGTTCCGTCAATCGCGCGGCGCTCGGCGGTAGGAGATCGATTATACGCTAAGATGTGGCGGAGACTACCGGAGGCAGAGGCACGATGACGATCACACGGGACTGGGCCGCGACGACGTTTGTGGTGCATCAGGGCAAGACCTTGCTGCTGCACCATCGCAAGCTCGATAAATGGCTGCCGCCGGGCGGCCACATCGATCCCCACGAGCTGCCCGATATGGCCGCGCTACGCGAAGTCGAGGAGGAGACTGGCCTGATGGTCGCGCTGCTCGACGCCGGCGAGCCGCTGGGCACGGTTCGCCGCCTGGCGCAGCCGCTCTGCATGCTGCTCGAAACGATCGCGTCCGACCACGAGCATATCGATCTGATCTATGTGGCGCGCGTCCTCTCCGGCGATGTCAGTCACGCGCCTGAGGAGAGCCACGGCTGGCGCTGGTACGATTGGCAGGAGCTTGACGCGCCCGAAGTGTCGATCGATGTGCGCGATCTGGGCCGCCGCGCGATCGATCTGGTGACTCAGGTTGAGCGAGAGCTACCCGCATGAGCGCGTGGAGCGACATCACGGCGCTGCTCAACGCCGCGCCCGGTGACTATAGCGTGTGTGTCTGGAGCGCACGCGGCGCGCAGCTCTACGGCTACCAGGAAGACATCGTGCGCTCTGCCGCCAGTCTGATCAAGGTGCCGCTGGCGATGGCGGTGTACGCCGCCCAGGAGTCGATGCCAGCTTTCGCGATGCAGACAGCGCTCACGCTCAACGAGGCCGATCGGGTCGAAGGCGAGGGCTCGCTCGATCGCGCGCCCGCAGGAACGATCAAAACCGTGCGCGAGCTGGTAGCACATGCGCTGATCGAGAGCGATAACACCGCCTCGAATCTGCTGATCGACCGGCTGGGCTTCGAGCAGGTCAACCAGTTTATCGGGCAACTGGGGCTGGAAACGCGGCTGCGGCGCAAGTTCATGGACTTCGCGGCGCTGGCTGCCGGTCGCGATAACACCACCACAGCCCGCGAGATGTGCGCGATCTTCTATCACCTGGTCCAGCAGCGCTACGCCGAGGTGCTGGAGTTCCTCGGTCAGTCCGTCGGCGATCAGAAGCTCGAAGCCGGTCTGCCGCCCGGTACGCCGCTGGCGCATAAGGTCGGCGATCTACCCGGCGTCGAGCACGATGCGGGGATCGTCTTCGCGCCACACGAGCCGTATATCGTCGCGGCGCTGAGTGTGGAGCTGCCCGACGTGGAGAGCGGACGGCACACGATCGCGCAGGCGTCGCGGCTGATCTGGGAGTTGATGACGAGTGCCGTGCCGGATCAACCGGCGCAGTAGCCGTTCAGTCGGCGAGCGACCGGACGGCGATGTTCAATAGGAGTATCAAGATGGAGCTACGTGTTGCGATCGGGCAAATGGATATTGCGCTGGGCGATCCCGAAACCAATCTACGCACGGTGCAGAGCCTGGCCGCGCAGGCCGCCAAGCGAAACGCCGATCTGCTGGTGCTGCCGGAGCTGTGGGGCAGCGGCTACGATCTTGAGCGCGCGCCGGAGCTGGCCGACGAGCTGAACACCGGCCTGTTTTCGGCGGTGGCCTCGCTGGCGCGTCATCACCGTCTGGCGATCTGCGGCTCGCTGCTGGAGTGGGACCCCGAAACCGAGCGGGCGTACAACACCGCGACGCTCTACGACGCCGATGGCGCGCTGCGTGGGACGTATCGCAAGATTCATCTGATCGGGCTGATGGATGAGGATCGCTACCTGGGCGCGGGCGATGCCGCTCCCGTGCTCGATCTGCCGTGGGGCCAGGGCGCGCTGGCGATCTGCTACGATCTGCGCTTTCCTGAGCTGTTCCGCCGCTACGCGCTGGATGGCGCTGGCCTGGTGCTGCTGCCGTCTGAGTGGCCGGTCCAGCGGATCGAGCACTGGCGCACGCTGCTCAAGGCTCGCGCGATCGAAAATCAGTGCTTTATCGTCGCCTGTAATCGCATCGGCGCCGATCGCGCCAATACGTTTGGCGGACGCTCGGCAGCGATCGATCCGCGCGGCTCGGTGCTGGTTGAGGCAGACGACATGCCGGGGCTGCTCTTTGCGGCGCTCAACCTCGATCTGCTCGACGAGGTCCGCAGCTTCCTGCCGGTCTTCCGCGATCGACGACCAGAGGTGTATGCCCTGGATGCCATGCCGGTGATCCGCGACGAGTAGCCCGGCTAGCAGGCGCTTTGGGATGCGAGCGGTCGCTTGCGCTGCTGAATCATGGCGCGGCGACCGTTCGCTGGTGTGTGCCGCTCAAGATGCTCTGGAGGCTCATCGCGGTACGTAGCTCGGACAGATTGATGCCCGCCGCAACAATCGCCTGTGCGACCTCTGGCCGGATGCCTGCCAGGATCGCCTCCACGCCCAGGAGCCTGGCCGCCTGCACGACGTTGATCAATCCCTGGGCAACCTGGCTATCGACGACCAGCACGCCGGTAATATCCATGATCAAGGTGCGCGCGGATGTGCGCTCAACCGCTTGCAGCGCTTCTTCCTTCAGGATATGCAGCCGCCCGGTATCGAGTGCGCCGACGAGCGGCATAATCAGCGTGGTGGCATCGATCGGTATAACCGGCACGCTCAATTCACGAATGGTTACGCGCTGCTGCTCGTTTTCTGCTAAGAGCTGCGCCTGGGCGCGAGCCTCGACTTCTGTGAGCGCCGTTTGTAGATCCGCAGTTCGCGTCATGATGCGCTGCTCGAGTTCGGCGTTGATGTTGATCAGTTGTTGCGCTGTCATCTCTGCGTTGCGCTGGGCTGTCATCGCAGTATGCAGGCTTTCGTCGATCGTCTTAGCGCCTAAAAAGCTGAGCAATGCCATAATGGCTAGTGTCAGGCTGTTGGAAATAAAGGTGCTAAAATTTCCGCCAGCGAATCTATCGGGCAGCGCGAGTGTGATGGTCAGCGCCAGGCCCGCGCTGAGGATCGTAGCCAGGCGTGCCCGTCGCTGGATCTCTGTGTCTGATGATTGAATGGTGAAGAGCCAACTTAAGAATTGTGAAATAAACACTGTTCCAAATACCTCTAGGATCTCGCGTAGAAAATAGGATACCGTGGCTGCTGTCTCATACCATGCGTGGTGCCGTAGCCTGTCTGTGTTGATACGATGATCAGCACACAGAGCGTATCAATGCAGCCAGCCAGAGCACAGCACATCGTAGTGCAGCAGATGGGCTTGTGACAGCCTCAGCGGTACTGTTGATGAGGATGTAGATTGTCGTGGTAGGGCGGGCGGATAGCGCGCAAGATTGTGCATGCGGCTGATCGTCGGATCACGCCCTCGAAGGCATACCTCTTGCTAGCGTGATTGAGCCGTACCCATGAGTTGCCCCGCCCACAGATACGGCCCATCAGGTGTTGGGAAAAGTCCCGTCACACTTTTAATACAACGCAGGGTACGTTACGATAGATACGTCCGATCATGTCTAGACTTGGTTAATCAATCCGCAGCGGGCCTCGCTCCACACGCGCTCGCAGCACATCGAGGTCGCTCGGCGGAACGTGCTCGATCCGCCAGGTTGCGCCCGCCTCGGCAGCGGAGCGGATGTAGGCGCGCTCCTGCTCCCAATCCTCGCTGCGCTCCCGCCCGCCGACCACAATATCGAAGGGCGCTGATGCGCCGCGCTGACTCTCGACAAACGCCCGCAGCGCCCGAATGTCGCCGGGTGTCATGTCTTGCCAGGCGTCGGGCGCGTGCTTGTACATGCAACTGCCGTCCCAGCGCGCCGCGCGGCGCAGCGGCCCTTGAAGCGGAT
This sequence is a window from Herpetosiphonaceae bacterium. Protein-coding genes within it:
- a CDS encoding carbon-nitrogen family hydrolase, which encodes MELRVAIGQMDIALGDPETNLRTVQSLAAQAAKRNADLLVLPELWGSGYDLERAPELADELNTGLFSAVASLARHHRLAICGSLLEWDPETERAYNTATLYDADGALRGTYRKIHLIGLMDEDRYLGAGDAAPVLDLPWGQGALAICYDLRFPELFRRYALDGAGLVLLPSEWPVQRIEHWRTLLKARAIENQCFIVACNRIGADRANTFGGRSAAIDPRGSVLVEADDMPGLLFAALNLDLLDEVRSFLPVFRDRRPEVYALDAMPVIRDE
- a CDS encoding STAS domain-containing protein — encoded protein: MFISQFLSWLFTIQSSDTEIQRRARLATILSAGLALTITLALPDRFAGGNFSTFISNSLTLAIMALLSFLGAKTIDESLHTAMTAQRNAEMTAQQLININAELEQRIMTRTADLQTALTEVEARAQAQLLAENEQQRVTIRELSVPVIPIDATTLIMPLVGALDTGRLHILKEEALQAVERTSARTLIMDITGVLVVDSQVAQGLINVVQAARLLGVEAILAGIRPEVAQAIVAAGINLSELRTAMSLQSILSGTHQRTVAAP
- a CDS encoding ATP-dependent helicase, which produces MPLNPQQQTAAQAAHDAPLKIIAGAGTGKTETLAGRYVQLVRQGITPERIVLLTFTEDAAAEMRARVMLRLHEAGLILPPHRLLHLWIATFHGFAMRLLHEYGFEVGLPPTPRLLSEDDQQEIWQTIREAVEAEPQLGAGYVPLDHSAYRWDTDETWHKVMAVVTALRRGGGTTDELEPHPQLYAQQTSTFAAHRAQLVPLIEHCFSAYTGSLQRRGVLDFDELLQAALRLLRATPTIRSRFDVVMIDEFQDTNRPQLALLEQLQPAFARTTVVGDPRQAIYGWNSARAESIYRFPFTGSGNEHSLSENYRSDPAIVAIANAALHGSELGSLAELSPSSDRRARTHPALAAEPVVSLHLVPGVADEAVVIAAEIRRLHERGVAYRDMAVLLRSRTNLTALMDALHAAGVPFEISGGSGFYLHWAVRSTASLLRLLADPADRPALAHVLESPLIGIPPHLLALQDPAHASADTAARQPAFVAWLDDPTAVPADVPERAAIVERLETFGRFFGSARSRRGLLQPAPYLEWLWQASGLLRHLAATNDLQAQLTLQQLLRDADDYTAAHPADGIAGFTALLRQRVQTQPRVALPTAPSLDAVEIATVHQAKGREWPVVWIFNTALPSRRAGQVDSVLWDEQWKLVIGDSSTARSGSTRGDADPLTLLRDDLRRRKRNEERSIWYVALTRAQERLYILHSGCPLDGTSFADATEKLARQAEGAAPGKQDEAVHFFHELWQHVQRQGDSPSARIVCLPPAEPLKDESTQP
- a CDS encoding NUDIX domain-containing protein, whose product is MTITRDWAATTFVVHQGKTLLLHHRKLDKWLPPGGHIDPHELPDMAALREVEEETGLMVALLDAGEPLGTVRRLAQPLCMLLETIASDHEHIDLIYVARVLSGDVSHAPEESHGWRWYDWQELDAPEVSIDVRDLGRRAIDLVTQVERELPA
- a CDS encoding serine hydrolase, whose amino-acid sequence is MSAWSDITALLNAAPGDYSVCVWSARGAQLYGYQEDIVRSAASLIKVPLAMAVYAAQESMPAFAMQTALTLNEADRVEGEGSLDRAPAGTIKTVRELVAHALIESDNTASNLLIDRLGFEQVNQFIGQLGLETRLRRKFMDFAALAAGRDNTTTAREMCAIFYHLVQQRYAEVLEFLGQSVGDQKLEAGLPPGTPLAHKVGDLPGVEHDAGIVFAPHEPYIVAALSVELPDVESGRHTIAQASRLIWELMTSAVPDQPAQ